In the genome of Pelodiscus sinensis isolate JC-2024 chromosome 3, ASM4963464v1, whole genome shotgun sequence, one region contains:
- the LOC102460795 gene encoding cytochrome P450 2K1-like → MILEDPVVLLLLFAVTFISIFTVKRGWSKRTCLNYPPGARPLPVLGNLHQLNLKRPYRTLLELSEKYGPVFSIQMGPKKMVVLSGYKMVKEALVNQADAFAERPRIPIFEKLARGYGIIFAHGENWKAMRRFTLTTLRDFGMGKRTIEDKILEECDYLIQDFESHKGSPFDTIKLMNAGVSNVIVSIMLGHRFDYKDPNFLRLIPLINEIVRLSGSPTVTLFNMFPALEFLPGNHKTFFKNLEELYSFIQQTFIEHLKQLDPNDQRSFVDAFLVKQQEEKSNPNSHFKNENLRTLVSNLFTAGMETTSTTLRWGLLLMMKYPDIQKKVHEEIERVLGSARLRYEHRKQMPYTDAVIHEIQRFADILPMNLPHETTEDVRLNGYVIPKGTYIIPFLASVLYDKTQWEKPGEFYPQHFLSTDRKFVKNEAFMPFSAGRRICAGETLAKMELFLFFTSLLQRFTFHPPPGLTSSDLSLTPAVGITTPPMPHKICAVPCR, encoded by the exons ATGATTCTGGAAGATCCAGTTGTCTTACTGCTGCTGTTTGCTGTcacttttatttctattttcactGTGAAAAGGGGGTGGAGTAAGAGAACCTGCCTCAATTACCCCCCAGGAGCGAGACCTCTACCCGTCCTTGGAAATCTACACCAGCTGAACCTGAAGAGACCGTACCGAACTTTGCTTGAG CTGTCTGAGAAATATGGCCCAGTCTTCAGCATTCAGATGGGACCAAAGAAAATGGTGGTGCTGTCAGGATATAAGATGGTGAAGGAGGCTCTTGTGAACCAGGCAGATGCATTTGCAGAAAGGCCCAGAatcccaa tatttgaaaagtTAGCAAGAGGATATG GTATTATTTTTGCTCATGGTGAAAACTGGAAAGCGATGAGACGATTCACTCTCACGACTCTCCGGGATTTTGGGATGGGCAAAAGGACCATTGAAGACAAAATCCTGGAAGAATGTGATTACCTGATACAGGATTTTGAATCCCACAAAG GAAGCCCCTTTGATACCATTAAATTGATGAATGCTGGTGTTTCCAATGTCATTGTGTCGATAATGCTCGGACACCGGTTTGATTACAAGGATCCAAATTTTCTGCGGCTTATCCCTTTAATTAATGAAATTGTCCGTCTTTCCGGGAGTCCTACAGTTACG CTGTTCAATATGTTTCCCGCCCTTGAGTTCCTACCAGGAAATCACAAGACTTTCTTTAAAAATCTGGAAGAACTCTACTCCTTTATTCAGCAGACGTTCATCGAACACCTGAAGCAATTAGATCCCAACGACCAGAGAAGTTTCGTTGATGCCTTCCTCGTCAAACAGCAGGAG GAAAAATCTAATCCCAATTCCCATTTCAAAAATGAGAATTTGCGAACTTTGGTGAGCAATCTGTTCACAGCTGGGATGGAAACAACTTCCACCACACTCCGCTGGGGCCTTCTGCTTATGATGAAATACCCAGACATTCAGA AAAAAGTCCATGAAGAAATTGAAAGAGTTCTAGGATCTGCCCGGCTTCGTTATGAGCATCGGAAACAAATGCCATATACAGATGCAGTCATCCATGAGATTCAGAGGTTTGCTGATATCCTGCCAATGAACTTGCCTCATGAGACTACTGAGGATGTTAGACTTAATGGCTATGTTATTCCTAAA GGTACTTATATCATCCCCTTTCTGGCCTCTGTGCTGTATGACAAGACTCAGTGGGAGAAGCCTGGAGAATTTTATCCTCAGCATTTCCTTAGCACAGACAGAAAGTTTGTGAAGAATGAGGCATTCATGCCTTTTTCAGCAG GTCGGAGGATCTGTGCAGGTGAGACCCTAGCCAAAATGGAACTCTTCCTCTTCTTTACAAGCCTCCTGCAGAGGTTCACTTTCCATCCTCCTCCTGGACTTACCAGTTCAGATCTCAGCCTCACTCCCGCAGTTGGCATAACCACACCCCCAATGCCCCATAAGATCTGTGCTGTACCATGCCGATGA
- the CENPQ gene encoding centromere protein Q, producing MKHHHVHPPKAGKSVRGGAAQKRNKSEQHPELASKKADGGQKRGQEKEVTRTAKKREKRQREQSPEATEAGAQDRKMVKLAPGKTAAWQPLSDTSMDHLGGMMDSVILSILSKSVQEKDDIQKHLNLLKERLLRHYKTLKVPTGKLSNLKNVLSLKVTEKQNLSSNEEAVALLQEEIATAVETAENTDENIQSLQDKIRTLRNRLEEAEDKAKKVFQTNGTGVLSLPELPKNSLQAPILQEEILKIQDQKGILKDLHSIQQSAEMKNMLTLLEQAYEKVDLL from the exons ATGAAACATCACCATGTTCATCCACCTAAGGCAGGGAAGTCTGTcaggggaggagcagcacagaAGAGAAACAAGTCAGAGCAGCACCCAGAACTTGCCAGCAAAAAAGCAGATGGAGGACAAAAACGGGGACAAGAAAAAGAA GTCACACGGACAGCCAAGAAGAGAGAGAAGCGACAGAGGGAGCAGTCTCCTGAAG CAACAGAAGCAGGTGCTCAGGATAGAAAAATGGTGAAGTTGGCCCCTGGCAAAACAGCAGCATGGCAGCCTCTCTCAGACACCAGCATGGACCACCTGGGAGGCATGATGGATTCAGTAATATT ATCCATTCTGAGTAAATCAGTACAAGAAAAAGATGACATTCAAAAGCACCTCAACCTCCTGAAGGAAAG GCTTCTGAGACATTACAAGACCCTGAAGGTGCCTACAGGGAAGCTGAGCAACCTGAAAAATGTGCTGAGTCTTAAGGTGACAGAGAAACAGAATCTTTCATCCAATGAAGAGGCCGTGGCACTACTGCAG GAAGAAATAGCAACAGCTGTGGAGACTGCTGAGAATACAGATGAGAATATTCAGAGCCTGCAGGATAAAATCCGGACTCTCAGGAACCGGTTGGAGGAAGCTGAGGATAAGGCTAAGAAG GTGTTCCAGACAAACGGTACAGGGGTCCTCAGCCTTCCAGAACTCCCAAAGAACAGTCTGCAAGCACCCATTCTTCAG GAAGAGATTCTGAAAATTCAAGATCAGAAAGGTATTTTGAAGGACCTACACTCCATCCAACAGTCAGCTGAGATGAAGAATATGTTGACTCTCCTTGAACAGGCCTACGAGAAGGTGGACTTGCTTTGA